The Populus alba chromosome 6, ASM523922v2, whole genome shotgun sequence genome contains a region encoding:
- the LOC118048511 gene encoding eukaryotic translation initiation factor 3 subunit K, with the protein MGREREVPKKSEKEVISYTVEQLVAVNPYNPDILSELENYVNEQVSSQTYSLDANLCLLRLYQFEPERMSTQIVARILVKALMAMPAPDFSLCLFLIPERVQMEEQFKTLTVLSHYLETGRFRQFWDEAAKSRHIVEAVPGFEQAIQAYAIHLLSLTYQKVPRSVLAEAINIEGLSLDKFLEQQVANCGWILEKSHGRGQLIVLPSNEFNHPELKKNTADSIPLEHVARIFPILG; encoded by the exons atgggaaggGAAAGAGAGGTtccaaaaaaatcagaaaaagaaGTAATCTCATACACAGTGGAGCAGCTGGTTGCCGTCAATCCCTACAATCCTGACATCCTCTCCGAGCTCGAAAACTACGTTAACGAACAg GTTTCGTCGCAAACATACAGCCTAGATGCAAATCTTTGCCTTCTTCGCCTCTATCAG tTTGAGCCGGAGAGAATGAGCACCCAAATTGTGGCTCGCATTCTCGTTAAG GCACTCATGGCAATGCCAGCTCCTGATTTCAGCCTTTGTCTCTTTTTGATCCCGGAGCGAGTG CAAATGGAGGAACAGTTCAAGACACTGACTGTTCTCTCACATTATTTGGAG ACAGGAAGGTTCCGTCAATTCTGGGATGAAGCTGCTAAGAGTCGCCACATAGTTGAAGCTGTCCCAg GTTTTGAGCAAGCAATCCAAGCCTATGCAATTCACCTGCTTTCTTTGACTTATCAAAAGGTCCCTAGGTCTGTGCTAGCTGAG GCAATCAACATCGAAGGTCTATCCTTGGACAAGTTCCTAGAACAGCAGGTGGCCAATTGTGGTTGGATATTGGAGAAGAGCCATGGGCGGGGACAGCTCATTGTCCTACCAAGTAATGAATTTAATCATCCTGAGCTTAAGAAGAACACTGCAGATAGCATTCCTTTAGAGCATGTTGCCCGCATCTTCCCCATTCTTGGTTGA
- the LOC118048508 gene encoding kinesin-like protein NACK2, translating into MVGTPVTPASKMIQRTPSTTPGGGTRVREEKILVTVRVRPLSRREQALYDLIAWDCPDDHTILFKNPNQERPATSYKFDKVFDPSCSTLKVYEEGAKNVALSALTGINATIFAYGQTSSGKTYTMKGITEKAVTDIFEHIKNTPERVFVLKVSALEIYNENVIDLLNRESGHLRLLDDPERGIIVEKLVEEVVKDIHHLRHLIGICEAQRQVGETSLNDKSSRSHQIIRLTVESSLREKSGCVKSFLASLNLVDLAGSERASQTNADGARFKEGSHINRSLLTLTTVIRKLSGGKRSGHIPYRDSKLTRILQHSLGGNARTAIICTMSPALSHVEQTRNTLSFATSAKEVTNNAQINMVVSDKKLVKHLQKKVERLEAVLRSPEPSSASYLQSLLIEKNSQIEQMEREMKELKRQRDHAQSQLEQERIARKEQKGTNQCGPSGQVARCLSFPVESGQVIGGKPTEAQQRNVVGRQAMVRQSVTSTDPSMLVQEIRKLEQRQRQLGVEANRALEILHKEVTSHRLGNQATAETIANMLSDIKEMQVVSTFAGEIVNGEKANAASLKEEITRLNSHECTIVSLERKLDNVQKSIDMLVSSFSSTEETPNSKVQLKKKIFPFALNNSSSMQNIIRSPCSPLTSSGGVVENEIENRVPENSNALFCSNSLARPSEATPLKSGKNGNSTPSREVTPASGSNSVNVKKMQRMFKNAAEENIRSIRAYVTELKERVAKLQYQKQLLVCQVLELEANEEATTETENMDQSPMPWHLVFDDQRKQIIMLWHLCHVSIIHRTQFYLLFRGEPGDQIYLEVELRRLTWLEQHLAELGNASPALLGDEPASSVSSSIKALRQEREYLAKRVNSKLTVDEREMLYVKWEIPQGGKQRRLQLVNKLWTDPLNMQHIKESAEIVAKLVGFCESGEHVSKEMFELNFANPCDKKTWMGWNLISSLLNL; encoded by the exons ATGGTAGGAACACCAGTAACACCAGCATCAAAGATGATACAGAGAACGCCGTCGACAACTCCAGGCGGTGGAACTAGGGTTCGCGAAGAGAAGATTCTAGTAACAGTTAGGGTTCGGCCGTTAAGCAGGAGAGAACAAGCATTGTATGATTTAATTGCTTGGGATTGTCCGGATGATCACACTATTCTTTTCAAGAATCCTAATCAGGAGCGACCTGCTACTTCTTATAAATttg ATAAGGTTTTTGATCCGAGTTGTTCGACGCTCAAGGTTTATGAGGAGGGAGCTAAGAATGTTGCTTTGTCTGCTCTTACCGGAATCAAcg cGACAATTTTTGCTTATGGGCAAACTAGTAGTGGGAAGACATATACAATGAAAGGAATCACGGAGAAAGCTGTTACGGACATCtttgagcacataaaaaat ACTCCGGAGAGGGTATTTGTTCTAAAGGTGTCTGCGTTGGAGATCTACAATGAGAATGTTATAGATCTTTTGAATCGTGAATCTGGTCACCTTAGGCTTTTGGATGATCCTGAG AGAGGGATCATTGTGGAAAAGCTAGTTGAAGAAGTTGTCAAGGACATTCATCATTTGAGACACTTGATTGGCATTTGTGAAG CTCAAAGGCAAGTAGGAGAAACTTCTCTGAATGATAAGAGCTCTAGATCACATCAGATAATTCGGTTG ACCGTAGAAAGCAGTCTCAGGGAAAAATCAGGGTGTGTGAAGTCCTTCCTAGCAAGTTTG AATCTTGTGGACCTTGCTGGTAGTGAGCGTGCCTCACAAACAAACGCTGATGGTGCAAGATTCAAGGAAGGTAGTCATATTAACCGCAGCTTGTTGACACTCACAACAGTGATCAGAAAACTAAG TGGTGGAAAGAGGAGTGGTCATATACCATACAGGGACTCAAAGCTCACACGGATATTGCAGCATTCACTTGGGGGTAATGCTAGAACAGCAATTATATGCACCATGAGTCCGGCTTTAAGTCATGTGGAACAAACAAGGAATACACTTTCATTTGCAACTAGTGCAAAGGAAGTTACCAACAATGCCCAAATAAATATG GTTGTTTCAGACAAGAAATTAGTTAAGCATTTGCAGAAGAAAGTGGAAAGACTTGAAGCAGTGCTGCGGAGTCCAGAGCCTTCTTCAGCTTCTTATTTGCAGTCTTTACTAATAGAAAAGAATTCACAAATTGAGCAG ATggagagagaaatgaaagagCTGAAGCGGCAGAGAGACCATGCGCAATCCCAACTTGAACAAGAAAGAATTGCACGCAAGGAGCAAAAG GGTACAAATCAATGTGGACCCTCTGGACAAGTAGCCAGGTGCCTTTCATTTCCTGTTGAGAGTGGACAGGTTATTGGTGGTAAGCCTACAGAAGCACAACAGAGGAATGTGGTTGGAAGGCAGGCAATGGTTCGACAGTCAGTCACTTCTACAGATCCTTCCATGCTTGTTCAAGAAATTCGTAAGCTTGAGCAGCGACAGAGGCAACTGGGTGTGGAAGCGAATCGAGCACTTGAAATACTTCATAAGGAGGTTACTTCCCACAGACTGGGTAATCAAGCAACTGCTGAAACCATAGCAAATATGTTGTCTGATATCAAGGAAATGCAAGTAGTTTCCACTTTTGCAGGAGAAATTGTTAATGGAGAGAAGGCCAACGCTGCCAGCTTGAAAGAAGAGATCACTCGGTTGAACTCCCATGAATGTACCATAGTGTCTCTAGAAAGGAAGCTTGATAATGTTCAGAAATCCATTGACATGTTGGTTTCCTCTTTTTCAAGTACTGAGGAGACTCCAAACTCCAAGGTccaattaaagaagaagatctTTCCTTTTGCATTGAACAATAGTTCAAGCATGCAAAACATAATAAGGTCCCCATGCTCACCTCTGACCTCTTCTGGTGGGGTAGTGGAAAATGAGATTGAGAACAGAGTCCCTGAGAACAGTAATGCATTGTTTTGTAGCAATTCATTAGCCAGGCCATCTGAAGCTACTCCACTGAAGAGTGGTAAAAATGGAAACAGTACTCCTTCAAGGGAGGTAACTCCAGCATCTGGTTCTAATTCGGTAAATGTGAAGAAAATGCAGAGGATGTTCAAGAATGCTGCAGAAGAGAACATACGGAGTATTAGAGCTTATGTTACTGAGTTAAAAGAAAGGGTGGCAAAGTTGCAATATCAAAAGCAACTTCTAGTTTGCCAG GTGTTGGAGCTCGAGGCAAATGAGGAAGCAACCACTGAGACAGAAAATATGGACCAGTCTCCCATGCCATGGCACTTGGTTTTTGAtgatcaaagaaaacaaattattatgttATGGCACTTGTGCCATGTTTCAATCATACATCGTacacaattttatttgttattcagAGGGGAACCTGGTGATCAGATATATCTGGAAGTTGAGCTTAGACGGTTGACATGGTTGGAGCAGCATTTGGCTGAACTTGGCAATGCAAGCCCAGCACTGCTAGGTGATGAACCTGCAAGCTCAGTGTCATCAAG TATCAAAGCTCTGAGACAAGAAAGAGAATATCTTGCTAAGAGGGTGAATTCAAAGCTTACAGTAGATGAAAGAGAAATGCTATATGTAAAATGGGAAATCCCACAAGGAGGGAAACAAAGGAGGCTTCAACTGGTGAACAAATTGTGGACAGACCCTCTTAACATGCAACACATTAAAGAGAGCGCAGAAATCGTCGCAAAGCTTGTTGGGTTTTGTGAATCCGGTGAACATGTCAGCAAGGAGATGTTTGAGCTAAATTTTGCAAACCCTTGTGATAAGAAGACATGGATGGGGTGGAATTTGATATCTAGCCTTTTAAATCTGTAG